The following coding sequences are from one Lolium rigidum isolate FL_2022 chromosome 6, APGP_CSIRO_Lrig_0.1, whole genome shotgun sequence window:
- the LOC124663981 gene encoding probable E3 ubiquitin ligase SUD1, with product MHTFHQYLRGERLVIANFFILVIANFFRSLRDTFFRGFMKLITVANILWPEVGSHFAHQNINIREPFYEFYMKKLTGLFLGITLIAVVILVPTQIAGRLAPGLFPVDITYFGYPTTDTSIWPALQNCADPLCGVLLLRFLISHTHTLIYLQWSVKKVVQYTVHTRHALGLSALVTVSSNGASGHYAGSSVTPKDKHSSTNDAKDKRKSVSVHTILNVGLAWLTVVIFSSAVLIFPISVERASLFAISRLPLAGGLKSNDLLALVVGFGIISTVIAASSGSFAYLTSGRTRPLALSHSVIVFLWFVIVPILIGLLVDLSLISPFIGIQVHWPLTPFLAYLTIESRGSSLTKAKVGWPPGVVPLTWFLRDIFVPVATRLLAALGVPYVLSKGVFPRFGYSTAANSAAYRLAWLGDVSFCTLCRLAKVFCVGLCHHTKVFYVGLCHLTNVFYVGLYNSIRGDPIVIGQRLEDVADDL from the exons ATGCATACTTTTCATCAGTACTTGAGAGGCGAGCGCCTTGTGATTGCAAATTTCTTCATCCTTGTGATTGCAAATTTCTTCAGAAGTCTACGTGATACATTCTTCAGAGGGTTCATGAAGTTAATAACTGTTGCCAAT ATTTTGTGGCCAGAAGTTGGCTCCCATTTTGCCCACCAGAACATAAACATTCGTGAACCATtctatgaattttatatgaagaaaCTTACTGGTCTTTTTCTTGGCATCACCCTAATTGCTGTGGTCATACTTGTTCCTACTCAAATCGCTGGTCGATTGGCACCTGGGTTGTTCCCAGTAGATATCAC CTACTTCGGTTACCCTACAACGGACACATCGATTTGGCCAGCACTTCAAAACTGTGCAGATCCACTTTGTGGTGTTCTTCTACTGAGATTTCTCATCAGCCATACTCATACACTCATATACCTTCAATGGTCAGTGAAGAAGGTTGTGCAGTATACAGTTCACACTAGACATGCACTTGGCCTGTCAGCTTTGGTGACTGTCTCGTCCAATGGAGCTTCTGGACATTATGCTGGAAGCAGTGTCACACCAAAAGACAAGCATAGTAGCACAAATGATGCTAAGGATAAAAG GAAATCAGTTTCTGTTCATACAATCCTAAATGTGGGGCTTGCATGGTTGACTGTTGTAATATTCAGTTCAGCTGTGCTCATTTTTCCAATCTCAGTTGAGCGCGCCTCTTTGTTCGCCATAAGTCGGCTGCCACTAGCAGGTGGATTGAAATCTAATG ATCTGCTTGCTTTGGTTGTTGGATTTGGCATCATATCAACTGTTATTGCCGCCTCTAGTGGTTCATTTGCGTACTTGACTTCTGGGAGAACACGCCCTCTAGCTTTGAGTCACTCTGTTATTGTGTTTCTATGG TTTGTCATTGTTCCCATCCTGATCGGGTTGCTGGTTGATTTATCACTAATATCACCATTCATtggcatccaa GTTCATTGGCCCCTAACCCCATTCCTGGCTTATCTAACCATCGAATCACGGGGCTCGAGCCTTACTAAGGCGAAGGTGGGCTGGCCTCCTGGTGTGGTACCTTTGACATGGTTCCTCCGAGATATATTTGTGCCCGTTGCCACTAGACTGCTTGCTGCTTTGGGTGTCCCCTATGTGCTCTCCAAGGGTGTTTTCCCGAGATTTGGTTACTCTACCGCCGCAAACTCAGCGGCGTACCGCCTTGCATGGCTGGGTGATGTTAGCTTCTGCACACTCTGCCGTCTCGCCAAGGTGTTCTGCGTTGGACTCTGCCATCACACCAAGGTGTTCTATGTGGGACTTTGCCATCTCACCAATGTGTTCTATGTTGGACTCTACAATTCTATCAGGGGTGACCCCATTGTCATTGGGCAGAGGCTGGAAGACGTCGCCGACGATCTCTGA
- the LOC124663980 gene encoding uncharacterized protein LOC124663980, whose protein sequence is MAMEIWNINLYYEDENKNHKVLEASMDRTNISFYDLVNLIEGVGFSGIDYLYYRKKYPRGKGHLVHIDNDTHVRKMITEHNKEKRVQLYVYKERANIDVAPSEPQGEDDGPITSFEEEDAFPEGATQTRTSKSQTMVRKSKRLNVVQSRAQYANGDFANSEQSRSSRELLEIHELEDNEDHLTERDDNLDNRTGDGKAVDKRGAHSLPAVWNMPDGARIVVKCNNLGQPIGDEGGVLGKFLGTIARLGGYCPLDKKDWRNVKKDGGADTILQCVQTKFLYPAKWDKWVLKTIGRDWRKFKAGLKKEFFNAKKKRKALYKLCPEYVDSDQWRDLVNYWKSKEGRAVSEKNKISRASVKTSHTAGTKSYARWAEDLRQEDPEKKQPHRAKVYLATHRKKDEERNKHVADLEKLIHNEPELAQSDHGKVAWKGDALHTILGEEKPGQVHGMGLLPVPNQVYGRLPRYLKNINMTTTNGSSHAGESDVMEEIAKLKQRVEEQDQRIEEQDQIIEGFRNQDEANFRQGNDESQLEVPQNRRKRVHASGPEQVRLVSRPKDTIKHHPNCEGSNEFSYQGQSSPTPPFREEHEMRKSGENLDENSRRVHKQMTQKKTPSHMSSKKRCRPSEEIRNAVILKSSIYPNKRRVAYATILDSNSKTLVGGVELGRQFTHVQIDEPIGEDERLVREREKCVTIGDAFSSGVTIARPSSILRSSVVDLRVDIDALSSDGVKMENM, encoded by the exons ATGGCCATGGAAATTTGGAACATTAACTTGTACTATGAAGATGAGAATAAAAATCATAAAGTTCTTGAAGCATCAATGGACAGGACCAATATCTCCTTTTATGACTTGGTCAACTTGATTGAAGGTGTTGGCTTCTCGGGGATTGATTACCTCTACTACAGGAAGAAATACCCTCGCGGCAAGGGCCATCTAGTACACATCGATAACGACACTCATGTGAGGAAAATGATAActgagcacaataaggagaagagggTACAGCTGTACGTGTATAAGGAGAGGGCCAACATTGATGTTGCTCCATCAGAACCTCAGGGTGAGGATGATGGACCCATTACAAGCTTTGAGGAGGAGGATGCCTTCCCTGAAGGAGCAACACAAACTAGGACAAGCAAGTCACAAA CAATGGTGCGTAAATCAAAAAGATTGAATGTGGTTCAGAGCCGTGCTCAGTACGCCAATGGAGACTTCGCCAATAGTGAGCAATCTCGGTCATCACGTGAGTTGCTTGAGATACATGAATTGGAAGATAACGAGGATCATCTTACTGAGCGAGATGACAACCTCGATAATAGGACTG GTGATGGTAAAGCTGTTGACAAACGTGGAGCACATTCCCTGCCAGCTGTTTGGAACATGCCAGATGGAGCACGCATAGTTGTAAAATGTAATAATCTTGGCCAGCCTATTGGGGACGAAGGTGGAGTCCTAGGGAAGTTTCTTGGCACAATAGCTAGACTTGGGGGCTATTGCCCACTTGACAAAAAGGATTGGCGTAATGTCAAGAAGGATGGTGGGGCTGACACAATACTTCAGTGTGTACAG ACAAAGTTCTTGTATCCTGCAAAATGGGATAAGTGGGTATTAAAAACAATCGGAAGAGATTGGAGAAAATTCAAGGCTGGTCTTAAGAAAGAATTCTTTAatgcaaagaaaaaaagaaaagctcTGTATAAGCTTTGTCCAGAATATGTGGACAGCGACCAATGGCGTGATCTTGTCAACTATTGGAAATCCAAAGAAGGAAGG GCAGTTAGTGAGAAGAACAAAATTAGCCGAGCATCCGTGAAGACATCTCATACAGCTGGTACAAAGAGTTATGCTCGTTGGGCTGaggacctt CGACAAGAAGATCCTGAAAAGAAACAACCACATAGAGCGAAGGTTTATTTAGCGACTCATAGAAAAAAAGATGAAGAAAGAAATAAACATGTG GCTGACTTGGAAAAGCTAATACATAACGAACCAGAGCTAGCACAGAGTGACCATGGAAAAGTTGCATGGAAAGGTGATGCCTTACATACAATTTTGGGGGAAGAAAAGCCTGGACAAGTGCATGGCATGGGTTTGCTTCCAGTGCCTAACCAAGTTTATGGTCGGTTACCACGCTATCTCAAGAACATCAATATGACTACAACAAATGGGTCATCACATGCCGGGGAGAGTGATGTTATGGAGGAAATAGCAAAGCTCAAGCAGCGTGTAGAAGAGCAGGACCAACGCATAGAAGAGCAGGACCAAATTATTGAAGGATTTAGAAACCAGGATGAA GCCAATTTCCGCCAAGGCAATGATGAATCTCAGCTGGAAGTACCACAAAATAGAAGAAAG AGAGTTCATGCTAGTGGACCTGAGCAAGTACGCTTGGTGAGTAGACCAAAAGATACAATAAAG CATCATCCTAACTGCGAGGGTAGCAATGAATTCTCATATCAAGGACAATCATCACCAACACCTCCTTTTCGTGAAGAACACGAG ATGAGAAAGAGCGGTGAGAATCTGGATGAAAATTCGAGAAGAGTGCACAAACAAATGACTCAAAAGAAGACTCCAAGCCATATGTCCTCAAAGAAGAGATGTCGTCCTTCGGAAGAG ATTCGTAATGCAGTAATTTTGAAATCTTCAATATACCCAAATAAAAGGCGCGTGGCATATGCAACTATTTTGGACAGTAATTCAAAAACATTGGTTGGTGGTGTTGAGCTGGGCCGACAATTTACACATGTGCAAATTGATGAACCTATTGGCGAAGATGAGCGCTTGGTAAGAGAAAGGGAGAAGTGTGTGACAATCGGTGATGCTTTTTCCTCCGGAGTAACAATTGCCCGGCCTTCGAGCAT ATTGAGAAGTTCAGTGGTTGACTTGAGAGTTgatattgatgctttgtctagcgATGGAGTGAAGATGGAAAATATGTAG
- the LOC124665802 gene encoding uncharacterized protein LOC124665802: MDLEAIKRLLRSPRPSDEYLAGVKGFLDFAYMGKKADTKIHCPCVKCVNRFLLKRDDVYGHLVCDGMLLGYTVWGCHGETAAYISANKRKRSKGERKNLNSNMHQLVHDAFGNVDNEPPVNDRDGPNRLEPGPDSETQAFFDLLGGEDVPLWKGCELSKLSFLVLLFNIKSTNKWSNKSLNDLLAVLQQAIPNGKKLPRTFAEAKKIIGKLGLSYERIHVCEQDCQLFWKEKESDDFCSICGKSRWKNTPDKTTLTKKERRKASPKKVLRYFPIKPRLKRLFMHKETAAALRWHDEERTKDGALRHPADSEAWKHIDSKHPHIAADPRNIRFAMATDGFNPFGMMSSKHSCWPVVLIPYNLPPWLCMKASSIMLTLLIPGPSYPGKNFHVFMKPVYEELAELFLVGTRTYDASRDEMFDLYAVLLYTVSDYPGLAIVAGYSISSDFGCFPCRDETWSKRLQHGQKYCYMGHRRFLPPDHEFRFDANSFDGSEEHRAAPIAYAQTAILDKIKSVKDFEKSKTWKCESGLFSLPYWDTNLLRHNLDIMHIEKNVCENIYGTLLGIDGKSKDNLKARLDLEQMNIRKELHPQKKPNNKYYLPAASYNMSKKGKQQCCKVLHDIRVSDGFSGNISRCVNVPQGKISGLKSHDCHILIQQLLPLALRYLLPDNVTSVLFDLFGYFREVSAKVLYIEDLEKLEERIVMTLCRMEMIFPPGFFTVMVHLVIHLATEAKIGGPVCYRSMWFTERYLGKLKSNVRNKAHPEGSIAEAYLADECMTFCSRYIVGFETKHNLTSRNEDSEELVGHCDVTRRSTLFPHAGNPLGKPGNFVLRGLDKVQAHRYVLFNCSDVNSYLRAHADEITHRRNVNLDTIERTQNEKFHEWFRAHIKKLEEENGINSIKNDIRWLARGPVHAARRYRAFNSRGFRFRPKRLDKKTQNSGVMVTAKTSRYSTTGNANPVLRDVTYYGRIIDIIEMNYSGQFSVVLFKCEWVDVFSEEGIQKDKYGYTLVNFSRLIHKGDKIEHEPFIFPNQADQVFYVEDEHNPGWSVVMKQPKPRDVYDISIERAADTEMEPFHVSHLGEMFKRKNNDKHWVRTDVEGTLVDANIASSKEEGHNHEGCDEEAET; encoded by the exons ATGGATTTAGAAGCTATTAAGAGGCTGCTGCGATCACCTAGACCAAGTGATGAATACTTGGCTGGGGTAAAAGGTTTTCTTGATTTTGCATACATGGGAAAAAAGGCAGATACCAAGATTCATTGCCCATGTGTTAAATGTGTCAATAGATTTTTACTGAAACGGGATGATGTATATGGTCATTTGGTATGTGATGGAATGCTACTTGGATATACTGTCTGGGGTTGTCATGGTGAAACTGCAGCATACATCAGCGCCAACAAGCGGAAACGGTCAAAAGGAGAAAGAAAAAACTTAAACTCTAATATGCACCAGCTAGTTCATGATGCATTCGGGAATGTAGATAATGAACCTCCAGTAAATGACCGCGATGGTCCAAATCGTCTAGAACCTGGACCAGATTCTGAAACCCAAGCTTTCTTTGACTTGTTGGGAGGTGAAGATGTACCTTTGTGGAAAGGGTGTGAACTATCAAAACTTTCTTTCCTTGTACTTCTGTTCAACATAAAATCGACTAACAAGTGGAGTAATAAATCTTTAAATGACTTGCTAGCAGTTCTGCAACAAGCAATTCCCAATGGTAAGAAGTTACCTAGAACTTTTGCGGAGGCTAAGAAGATCATCGGGAAGCTTGGGCTTAGTTACGAGAGAATTCATGTTTGTGAACAAGATTGTCAGCTTTTTTGGAAAGAGAAGGAAAGTGATGACTTCTGCTCTATATGTGGAAAATCAAGGTGGAAGAACACACCAGATAAGACCACACtaacaaagaaagaaagaagaaaggcAAGCCCTAAGAAGGTGTTACGGTACTTTCCAATTAAGCCGCGGCTTAAGAGACTTTTTATGCACAAAGAAACCGCTGCAGCATTACGGTGGCATGATGAGGAACGCACAAAGGATGGTGCATTGCGACATCCAGCTGATTCAGAGGCATGGAAACACATTGACTCTAAGCATCCACACATTGCAGCAGATCCTCGAAACATTAGATTTGCAATGGCGACTGATGGGTTCAATCCGTTTGGGATGATGAGTTCGAAACATAGTTGTTGGCCTGTTGTCCTTATACCATATAACCTTCCACCTTGGTTATGTATGAAGGCATCTTCAATTATGCTTACCCTGCTTATTCCTGGCCCATCTTACCCTGGAAAGAACTTTCATGTATTTATGAAGCCAGTTTATGAGGAACTAGCTGAGCTCTTTCTAGTAGGAACACGGACATATGATGCATCTCGAGATGAGATGTTTGATCTTTATGCTGTTTTATTGTATACTGTGAGCGACTACCCCGGGCTAGCGATTGTTGCAGGATATAGTATCAGTAGTGACTTTGGTTGTTTTCCATGTCGCGATGAAACATGGTCTAAACGCCTCCAACATGGGCAGAAGTACTGTTACATGGGGCATCGCCGGTTTCTACCTCCAGATCATGAGTTCCGTTTTGATGCCAATTCATTTGATGGGTCTGAAGAACATAGAGCAGCACCCATTGCTTATGCTCAGACTGCAATTCTTGACAAGATAAAATCAGTTAAGGACTTTGAGAAATCCAAAACCTGGAAGTGTGAAAGCGGCTTGTTCTCTTTGCCCTATTGGGACACCAATTTACTCCGTCACAATCTAGATATcatgcatattgagaagaacgTATGTGAGAATATATATGGGACACTTCTAGGCATAGATGGCAAGTCTAAGGATAATTTGAAAGCACGTCTGGACCTAGAACAAATGAACATTAGGAAAGAGCTGCATCCACAAAAAAAACCTAATAATAAATATTATTTGCCTGCTGCTTCTTATAACATGTCTAAAAAAGGGAAGCAACAATGTTGCAAAGTTCTGCATGATATAAGAGTTTCAGATGGGTTCTCGGGAAACATATCAAGATGTGTAAACGTTCCTCAAGGGAAAATTTCGGGTCTTAAAAGTCATGACTGTCATATTCTAATCCAACAACTTCTGCCACTTGCTCTACGATATCTACTCCCAGATAATGTTACTTCTGTGTTGTTTGATCTATTCGGATATTTTAGAGAAGTGAGTGCAAAAGTTCTTTACATTGAAGATCTCGAGAAATTGGAGGAGAGAATCGTAATGACGTTATGTCGTATGGAAATGATATTCCCGCCAGGATTTTTTACTGTTATGGTGCATTTGGTTATTCATCTAGCAACTGAGGCAAAAATAGGTGGTCCAGTTTGCTACCGTTCGATGTGGTTTACGGAAAG GTACCTAGGTAAGCTGAAATCAAATGTTCGCAATAAAGCTCATCCCGAAGGATCTATAGCTGAAGCATATTTGGCAGATGAGTGCATGACATTCTGTTCAAGATATATTGTTGGTTTTGAAACCAAACATAACTTGACTTCACGGAACGAAGATAGTGAGGAGTTGGTTGGGCATTGTGACGTTACACGAAGATCAACTTTATTTCCTCATGCTGGCAACCCACTTGGAAAGCCTGGGAATTTTGTTTTAAGGGGTCTAGATAAAGTACAAGCTCACAGATATGTATTGTTCAATTGTTCTGATGTGAACTCATACCTTAG AGCTCATGCTGATGAGATCACGCACAGACGCAATGTAAACCTAGATACTATCGAGAGGACCCAGAACGAGAAGTTCCACGAATGGTTCCGAGCTCAT ATCAAGAAATTGGAGGAGGAAAATGGCATCAATAGTATTAAAAATGATATTAGATGGCTGGCTCGGGGCCCAGTTCATGCAGCAAGAAGATATCGTGCTTTCAACTCCCGAGGCTTTCGTTTTAGGCCTAAACGCTTGGATAAAAAAACACAGAATAGTGGAGTCATGGTAACTGCAAAAACATCTCGATATTCTACAACAGGGAATGCAAATCCAGTTTTACGTGATGTGACGTACTATGGGAGGATAATTGATATTATCGAGATGAACTATTCTGGGCAATTTTCAGTGGTGTTGTTTAAATGTGAATGGGTTGATGTATTTTCTGAAGAAGGAATACAGAAAGACAAGTACGGTTACACACTTGTCAACTTCTCACGTCTGATACACAAAGGAGATAAAATTGAGCACGAGCCTTTTATTTTCCCTAACCAGGCAGATCAAGTGTTCTATGTGGAAGATGAACATAACCCAGGTTGGTCCGTCGTAATGAAGCAGCCAAAGCCTAGAGATGTGTATGACATTTCCATTGAAAGGGCCGCTGACACAGAAATGGAGCCATTCCATGTTTCACACCTTGGGGAGATGTTTAAAAGAAAAAACAATGACAAACATTGGGTTAGAACAGACGTCGAGGGGACATTAGTGGATGCTAATATTGCTTCAAGCAAGGAAGAAGGTCATAACCATGAAG GTTGTGATGAAGAAGCAGAAACCTAA